From the genome of Desulfuromonas sp.:
GCCGGCAATCGGTTCGAGGCCGGGATTGTTGACCGCCTGCATCGAGGCGACCGGGTCGATGGCGCTGACTTCGGTCCGGCCGTCGTCGGTCACCTGGACAACGACATTGCACGGCAGCATGGTGCCGATATTCGGTTCGGCCTGCAGCGCCTTGTGGGCGTAGGCGGGATTGCAGGCACCGAGAATCCGGTAGGGCCGGAAATCGACGTCGATCTTCTCCTTGAGCTTGGCCGTCACATCGATCTCGGAGAGGATTCCGAACCCTTCCTTCTGCAGCTCGGCGGTGACCCGCGAAATCGCTTCTTCAAAGCCGCAATCGAGCTGTTTGCTGAAACAGTATGACATGAAGTTTATCCTTTCCACCCGCTGGCTCGGCGGACGCTTATTGGTTCAGGAATCAGGCCTCTTTCACCCAATCCCGGGCAGCTTCTGGATCGGTCGTCTTAAACTGGCGGATCTCGGCGGCGATGAAGTGGCGGGCGAGGTGTTCGGCCAGCTCGGCGAGCATTGAATCGGTAACCACGGCGACCCGTTGAACCTTGCGGTGATGATCACGCACGAAACGAAAGTGACTCAGTGCGGCGCTGATGCTTTCCCAGCCCGGGAACTTCGGCACTTCGAGGATCAGCCCCTTCAGTGCGCCGGACCGGATGATGTAAGGATCGACCGTTGCCGCCAGTTCCTTGAAATCCTCTTCCGTCAGAGGATCGAGCGGATGCACGTGAAGAATGCCGGATTGTTCATCGAGCGAAAATTCGATCATAGCTCCTCCCGTTATGACTACAGGTAAACTATATCGCTGATCAGGGCTCTGGCAACCGGCCAGGTCAATAGCAGGGAACTTTTCTCTGGATGAGATTTGAACGGACGGGACAGTGCTGTAAACTTTCCAGCCCCCAGCTTAAAGATGTGGCCGGATCTGGCACTCGACGCAGATCGGCTGCAGTTCGTAGAGTCCGGTCTCTTTGTTCAGCATGGTCTTGTGGGCAAGATGGGTGGCGCAGGTCACCTTGTAACAGAAGGCGCAGGCGACCGGTTCGGTGTCGGTGGAGGTGTAGTCACAAACGTGGCATATCCAGGGGGATTTTTCGGGATCGTTACTGCTCATGGACCAATCCTACAATAATTGACGCGTTGTGCCGACACCTTTTTCACTATTTTTGCCGGTAAACATGATCCGGGCTTGTCATTGCCCTGGTATTTGTTAACTGTCAGCTGCCCCCTCGTTTCTGCGGATTAACAACCAGTTCCAGCCTGCCAGGCCGACTGACAACAGGAGATAGGTTGCGATAACGGCCATTTGCAGAAAGTACGCGGCAATACCCCCCTGGTCACCGGCGTAAGCGGCAAAATAGTACGAGGTGCCGCTTCCCAAAAAGACGACTGTTCCACCGACGATCAGATAGGTCTTGCGCAAACCGGACCTGAGCCATCCCGAAAAAGGAAGGGTGATGATGAAGATCACGGCCGGTCCAAGCAGCATCAATAAGCCGATAAGCATATAGCGGTTTCCGGTTTCTTTATTGGCGTTTACCAGGTTTAACTCATGGCGGCGCCACGAACCTGTGTGAACCATCGCAATTTTAATTTGAGTGTTTCAATTTTGCCCAGAAGGATCTTTTGTCGATGTTAGCTGCCCGCTGTTTTCATAACGCTGCAGCCAGGATAATAAGAAAAAATGCAACGATTGCAGCAATAAGTGCAATTGAAAGCTTCTTTTGAAGTTTTAATAGTATTGAAACCCTTTCCGCTGGCGGGTTTTCACAAAAAGACTTGAACCCTTCACTGTGGCTACCCAGAAGGGATTGCTTCTCACCGCCGATTTTGAAAAACTCCAATCTGAGTCTGTTCGATATCAAATAGATCAGAACCCCCAGTATGATAATTATTAAAACGACGAACCTTAGAAAGAACATGTTTAAAACAAAGCCTTCGGATTACATTTAGACGGTTAACGGTTCATGATAATCGACGCAACGCGACCTTCGGCCGACCGGCGCAATTTCAGGTTTCTTTCCAGTCTAACACAAACGCTTTCCGCCCGGTTGCCTGGCTTGTTCGGCAGCTTCTATTTTGTGGGAAGCTGCTCAAAGCATTTTAGCTCAGCAATCCCCTTTACCCATGGCAGCATGCTTTCACAAAAGATATTTACTGCGGGTGTTACGAGAGAAGGTTGGTCAAATGAGCCAACCTGAACCATGCAGCGGCCCGGATATTTACTGAGTAAATTAAAAATTGGAGTGCCGCATGTGCCGCAAAAATGTTTTTTGGCATTTTCACTTATTTGATAAGTAGTCAGCACGTTTTCCCCCGCAGTAATTTCCAGATTCTTTTCTTCGATTACGGCGATAGTTTCGAATGCCCCGCCCGTAATTTTTTTGCATGTATTGCAATGGCAATTTACGATCGACTTAATTTCTTCATTTATTGTGTATTGAACTGAACTGCACAAACAAGATCCGGTAATGGTTTCAGACATCTGATTCTCCTTGATCTGTTTTTCTGCCTACGAACCGAGCTAAGCAGCGGGCCTGGCCTTTTCAATTTAGTATAAACCTTATCGCGAACCGCCGCCGTAACAACTGTCCGCTTGGTCAGCCGGTTTCAACTGGCCAGACTGCCGTATAAACAGGCTCATTCCAGCAGATAATCGAAATCTGAGATGTCGGTGAAAGCTTCAACCCCCTCGGTTTTTATGGCTTCAAGCCCTGCCCGGATGGCTTCGTCAGCCGATGGAAGAAACTCAGTCCATGTTGAACTGACTCCCAATGTGTTGAGTACTGAGAGCGACCACTCGCTCTCACCGATTCGAGTGGCAATAATCTCCAGTCTAACTCCGGCCATAACGACGGATTGTCTCCGTTCCTTTTCATGCATAGATCCCCTCCTTGGCGTGTTCGTGTCTGCAGATGAATAAAACCACCCNCCCTTATGCTCCTCTAACGTCTAAGCTCACTGGCGGGGATGTAGCACAGCGGAATCCCCGTCCAGTGCAGCGCATTGTTCGCCCTTTTATCTATGCTTTCTCGCAATATAGACCCCGTAACTAAAGTGGGCTTTGTTTCTTTCGTAAAGATCAATTTCGTGTCGTTCGGCGGCCACAATCTCACATGCTTCTTTACTGTTGCCGTTTCGACTTAGAAAAGCATCGAATCTGACCTGCATTGGACGATAATACTCGTCCAGCCAGCAATGCTCCGGTAACACGAAGTAGCCGATCGGTGAATAGCCATTTTCCTCCAGTAATTTGATCTTTGCAGAGGCCGTGTCGATTTCGGGGTATTCATTGGCCCAGTGAGCTTCAATCTCCGCAGGGCGATTGCTGGTTGTCCATGTAATCTCTGATGCAACAAGAAGCCCGTCAGGCTTCAGATAGCGCTTCCAATCTGCGACACCTTTTTGAAACCCGATGTTGTAGATCGCGCCCTCGGACCAGATAACATCAAACTCCCCTTCCTCAAACGGGAGACTGTCCATCGAAGCGCAAAGAGAAGTGATTTTTTCTGCAACGCCCTCTTTCTGAGCTCTCGTTTCCAAAACGGTTAAAAAGTCCTGGAGGAAGTCTACGGCCGTGATTTTTGCATTAAGCAGATGTGCCAAAATCAGCGTTGAAGCACCTGTACCACAGCCTATGTCGGCAATTTTCAATGGTGCATTTCGATCTATATTGGCAAGATCAATGGCCTTCTTTGTTTCTTCATCACCTCCAGGGCCTTGTCGAGTTGCGTCCTTATGGAGGTCTATAAGTAATTGCAATTCATCCACTCTCGTAACCTTCTTCTATTGTAGCCATAACGGACCAAGCTAAGCGGGCTGGAGCTGGTCCTTTTCAAGATTGTAGAAACCTTTACGCGAACCGCCCGTGTATCACCCAGTCCGCTTGAGCATTTGGTTATGCCGCGTTATATGTTTTGACTTCGGCAGGCAAGCGGTCAGCAAGTCTGTCCTCTTCAACATCAAGGTCATAGTCCATTTGTAAGCCAAGCCAGAATTGTGGTGACATTTCAAAGTAGTGAGCCAGGCGAAGAGCCGTATCCGCAGTGATTTTTCTTTTCCCGTGCACAATTTCATTGATACGGCGAGGCGGAACTCCCATGTCATTAGCAATTTTATTCTGACTTAAGTGCATTGGGGTCAGAAATTCTTCAAGAAGAATCTCGCCAGGATGTATGGGGCTAATTTTATTCATATTTTATCTCCTAATGGTAGTCAACGATCTCTACATCAAAGGCGTCTCCATCTCGCCATTTAAAACAGACTCTCCACTGATCATTTATTCTGATGCTGTGTTGTCCCTTTCTGCGACCTTTTAACGGCTCGAGGCGATTGGAGGGTGGGACTCTTAAGTCATTCAGAATTGTGGAACGGTTAAGCATGCGGAGTTTTCTCAAGGCAACTCGTTGTATGTCATTGGGAAATTTTCCGGAGAAAACCCTATTAAACACTTTTTCCGTTTCTTTACATTTGAATGACTGGATCATGATTTATATTGTAATTGCCATAACGCATAACGTCAAGCGTTATGCGTTATGGTGGGGCATAACGGACCAAGCTAAGCGGGCTGGGCTTGGTCACTTTCAATTGTGTAGAAACCTTTACGCGAACCGCCGATGTGTCACCCAGTCCGCTTGAGCGTTTGGATAGCCCCTACTCGTAGTGCGTCCACATGCGCAGTACCTTCACTGTACGAAGATCCTCGAGAACCTGATAGACAAGCCGATGTTTGATGTTGATGCGACGCGAGTAAGCACCAGCCAGGTCGCCAACGAGCTTTTCATATGGCGGTGGATTTTGAAAGGGATTCTCTGTAAGGATGTCGAGTAATTGTTGCGCTTTCGGTTTCAACCCAGAAGCGGAAAGCTTCTTTGCATCTTTCTGGGCATGCTTGGTGTAGACCAGCCTCCAACTCACCAGTCCAATTCCTCATCGCACTCTTCGACAGGCGTTTTCATGCCGTCAATGATCGACTCCTTCATGCCGGGAACAGAATGCAGATAGAGTGTCTCCTGTACTGCGCGCCAGTCATCTTCTGACACCAGAAACGCGCTGTTGCGCTTGCCGGTGATCTGGATGGGCTCGTGCGATTCGGATACGTCGTCGAGGAGTTTATAGAGAAGCTTTCTGGCTTCAGTTGCCGTGATGGTGGTCATTGGTGCCTCCTTTGCGTACGTTAAATCGTACGCTATCTGCGGGGCATTGTCAATCAGGTCTGTTGTGTGGGCTAACGGTTCATGATAATCGGCGGCGACGAAATGTTCGAACACCACCGCAATTTTAGACATTTTGCTTTTCAGATTCACACAGACATATTTTCCGTCTGGTTGATTAGTTTGTTATGTATATTGATTAATGGTTGAACCCCAGAAACAATTATAATTGTCTTTCCAATTCATAATACATTTAACTAAGGGGTATGGCTGTAGATTGTATTTTTTCAGTTCTGTTGGTTCCGCCAAGATGAACTCTAAGTGATTTTCATTCGAGCATGGTGGAGTCGTCCAATCAATGTCTGGCATTGTGAATTCAAAAACTAAATTTATCTCATGATTCTCTAGTTCGTTTTCTTTCCAGGTAGACTCGACCGCACCAATAAAGCGCTTCACAATAACT
Proteins encoded in this window:
- a CDS encoding Txe/YoeB family addiction module toxin — encoded protein: MSWRLVYTKHAQKDAKKLSASGLKPKAQQLLDILTENPFQNPPPYEKLVGDLAGAYSRRINIKHRLVYQVLEDLRTVKVLRMWTHYE
- a CDS encoding DNA mismatch repair protein MutT codes for the protein MEFHYLARGITYVNGQILLARQRGAINTFLPVGHIRNGESAEAALAREIEEEIGNKVIVKRFIGAVESTWKENELENHEINLVFEFTMPDIDWTTPPCSNENHLEFILAEPTELKKYNLQPYPLVKCIMNWKDNYNCFWGSTINQYT
- a CDS encoding SAM-dependent methyltransferase, yielding MDELQLLIDLHKDATRQGPGGDEETKKAIDLANIDRNAPLKIADIGCGTGASTLILAHLLNAKITAVDFLQDFLTVLETRAQKEGVAEKITSLCASMDSLPFEEGEFDVIWSEGAIYNIGFQKGVADWKRYLKPDGLLVASEITWTTSNRPAEIEAHWANEYPEIDTASAKIKLLEENGYSPIGYFVLPEHCWLDEYYRPMQVRFDAFLSRNGNSKEACEIVAAERHEIDLYERNKAHFSYGVYIARKHR
- the higA gene encoding addiction module antidote protein, HigA family; this translates as MNKISPIHPGEILLEEFLTPMHLSQNKIANDMGVPPRRINEIVHGKRKITADTALRLAHYFEMSPQFWLGLQMDYDLDVEEDRLADRLPAEVKTYNAA
- a CDS encoding type II toxin-antitoxin system prevent-host-death family antitoxin encodes the protein MTTITATEARKLLYKLLDDVSESHEPIQITGKRNSAFLVSEDDWRAVQETLYLHSVPGMKESIIDGMKTPVEECDEELDW
- a CDS encoding aldehyde-activating protein, producing the protein MSETITGSCLCSSVQYTINEEIKSIVNCHCNTCKKITGGAFETIAVIEEKNLEITAGENVLTTYQISENAKKHFCGTCGTPIFNLLSKYPGRCMVQVGSFDQPSLVTPAVNIFCESMLPWVKGIAELKCFEQLPTK
- a CDS encoding plasmid maintenance system killer, with the protein product MIQSFKCKETEKVFNRVFSGKFPNDIQRVALRKLRMLNRSTILNDLRVPPSNRLEPLKGRRKGQHSIRINDQWRVCFKWRDGDAFDVEIVDYH